From Raphanus sativus cultivar WK10039 unplaced genomic scaffold, ASM80110v3 Scaffold4670, whole genome shotgun sequence, one genomic window encodes:
- the LOC130507514 gene encoding uncharacterized protein LOC130507514, whose product MVQETVEQVEMLKTRLKEAHDHQKSYADKRRKDLEFQVGDLVYLKMRTFRGGSKTRKLKKLKPRYMGPKVVREPELILPQPPKDLGKNLSAPCLPVEIMERQVKAVQEIEPSLRLVTNPPPSPVPEPRSDTTPPSHAEDHHRVRDVERSPELENQPENRRDAPPSAERSFAREDHAPPPPPDVRRSRRSRPPSVRRRESAAPPPPPVIFP is encoded by the exons ATGGTTCAGGAGACGGTAGAGCAAGTTGAGATGCTCAAGACTCGGCTTAAGGAAGCCCATGATCATCAGAAGAGTTATGCAGATAAGCGCCGTAAGGATTTGGAGTTTCAGGTGGGAGACTTAGTATACCTGAAAATGAGGACATTTCGGGGAGGATCTAAGACTCGAAAGTTAAAGAAGCTTAAACCGAGATATATGGGACC GAAAGTTGTGAGAGAGCCAGAGCTCATTTTGCCTCAGCCGCCAAAGGATCTTGGTAAAAATTTGTCTGCACCTTGTCTGCCAGTTGAGATTATGGAGCGTCAAGTGAAAGCTGTTCAGGA AATCGAGCCGTCGTTGAGATTAGTGACGAACCCGCCGCCGTCGCCAGTTCCTGAGCCGAGATCGGATACGACACCACCATCACACGCCGAAG ACCACCACCGTGTTCGTGACGTCGAGAGGAGTCCGGAGCTCGAAAATCAGCCGGAGAATCGCCGCGACGCGCCCCCAAGCGCGGAGAGAAGTTTCGCGCGTGAAGATCACGCGCCGCCGCCTCCGCCGGACGTTCGCCGGAGCCGCCGCAGCCGACCACCGTCCGTTCGCCGCCGGGAGTCCGCCGcgcctccgccgccgccggtgATTTTTCCG